GTTAAGCAGGGCCGTCTTCACCGGGAAGATGTTCTGGGCCATAACCTTAGAACTTGCTCCTTAACCCCACCTGAGCTACCGGTACGCTTGGCCGGATTGCTGCACGACGTGGGTAAGGCTGGGGAATTCAGTGAGGGCCCTTACGGCAGATTCTTCCCCGGACATGCGGCCCGATCGGCAGCAGCGATTCCCCCGATTCTCCGCCGGCTTTGTTACAACCGGCAGCTAGTGAACACAGTTACACTCTTAGTTGGGAATCATATGTTTTTTTGGCGTGAACCTCAAGGGCTGCCTCCGGTAAGGCGCTTGGCCGCCCAGGTGGGCTGGGATAATTTCGGCTTGTTGATTGAACTGATTAAAGCCGATCGGTTGGCTATTTGGGCCGATCCGCAGCAGGCCGGCATCGGCGATCTGGAGGCAGCTTATCGGCAAGTAGTAGCGGAAGGTCTACCGCTCACAGCGGCCGAACTGGCCCTTAGCAGCGAAGAGCTCATGGAAGAACTGGGAGTAGAGCCGGGCCCGGCTTTGGGGGCACTGCGGCAACAATTGTTGGAAGCTGTCTGGGACAATCCCGCTTTGAACGCGCGGCCCCATCTGCTAGCCTTAGCCTGGAAACAGTTGGACGCAAGCCGACAAAATTCAACAATATCCGACAGCAAAAAGTAGTAATATGGGAACAATGGGCGGCCACAGATCCCCTCAGTGCACCTGTGGCTGAGGGGTTTATTTATTTGGCAAAATAATAGTCGGAATTTACTGAGGAGAGTGAAGCCATGAAGCAGCAGAAGAAGGTTGCTAAGGCCAAACCCAGAACTGGGCAGAAAAACAGCAGTCTGGCTGCCAGAATTGTAGCCGGATACTTGGTCTTGGTGGCAATTATGGCGGGGATCGGAGCCTATACATACGTAGGCATGCAACGGGTCATGGCTGAGTACCGGCTGATTGTAGACGAAGATCATCCGTACTTATTGGCGATTAAAGAAATCAACACTGAAGTTACGGCCCAATTGGCAGCTCAACGAGCTTTTTTGTTAACTGGGGATGCGCAATATGCCCTTAGGGCGGAGCTGGACGGCAATAAGGTCAAACAGGCAATTAACAAGGCTATGGAGTTGGCCAAGGAAAAAGAAGAGAAGAATCTGTTGAATCAAGTAGAAAACATTCACGGTTCGCTCAATGACGTTCAAGCTGAAGTTTTTGAGATCTATAATCAAGGTGCCCAAAACCAAGCCGTTCAGATAGCGTTAGTGGACTTGGATGCCACCCAGAAAAGACTAGGGGCCAACTTCAATATTCTGCAAGGTATTAACGAGCGGCGGGTGGATGAGGCCCGGCAAAATGCCAATACTGCGGCCAAGAAAGCCCTGATGGTAACTTTAGTCTTGGTTGCCTTAGGAACCGCTATCGGCATTATACTAGGTACAATTCTAGCCAAGCAGTCTGTGCGTTCTCTAAAGGGATTAGCCACAGCCGCGGACAGGATTTCGGCCGGGGACCTTACCACCCAAGTGCAGGCTAAAGGGCGAGATGAAGTGGCTCATTTGGCCCGGAGCTTTCAAGTTATGGTGGGGGAACTGGGGAAGATCATTGCCGGTGTGAGAGAAAGCGTACTTACAGTAACCCATCATGCCGAGCAGCTCTCCACCAGTGCTGAAGAAACCACCCGGGCCACCGAACAGATAGCCAGCAGTATTCAGGAAGTGGCGGAAGGGGCAGGGCAGCAGGTGCAAGAGACGGCTGACATGGCTGCGGTAGTAGAACAAATGGCGGCAGCCATGGATCAGATAGCGAACAATGCTCAATTAGTGGCGCTGTCTTCCCAGGAGTCGGCCGTGTTGGCCGAACAGGGCAGTGTGGCCATCAAAGATGTCATTGCTCAAAACAATGTGGTCAGTCAGTCTATGGTACGCCTGTCGCAGCTAATTACCGAACTGGGACAACGTTCGGCGGAAATAGGTCAGATTGTGGAAGTTATCACCGGTATTGCCGATCAGACCAATTTGTTGGCCTTGAATGCAGCGATAGAAGCAGCCCGAGCCGGTGAGCAAGGGAAGGGATTTGCGGTGGTGGCCGACGAGGTGCGTAAATTGGCCGAGCAAGCGGCTCAGGCTGCCAAGCAAATTGCCCTGTTGGTAGATCGAACCCAACACGATACCGAGCGGGCCATAGAAACCATGAAAGCCGGCAGCACCGAAGTGGCGTCGGGCAGCCAACTGCTGGAATCAGCCCAGGCGATCCTAGAGAAGATTTTTGCCGCTGTGGGACAAGTAGCTGAACAAATACAAGAAGTCAGTGCGGCGTCCGAAGAGATGGCGGCCAATACCGACCGAGTGGTGGGCGGAGCCAAAAATATCAGCGTTATTGCCGAAAGTACCAGTGCCGGTACGGAAAATATTGCTGCTGCCACCCAAGAACAGACAGCTACCATGGAAGAGATCGCCGCGGCGGCTCAAATGCTGACCGAACTGGCGTACAATTTAGAGCAGGCAGTGGCTCGTTTCAAGTTGGCGTAAACAGCGGCTGGGGACGAAGCGTCAGCTACATTGCAAAGGGAGGGTCGTACAACCCTCCCTTGCTTTTTTTTTGGCTCCTTGGTAAAATCATTCTGTACACAATAGTGTGCACATATAATGAGAGCGGAGGTGAAAGGGTGGAACAGTTTGCTCGCATTGGGGATAAAGTCGTTGACCGGGATCGACTGTATCACGTGGTAGATCGAGTCCTAGAGCTAAGGGCTGCCGGGGTATCGCAGCTGGAAGTAGCCCAGCGCTTGGGGACCGAACGTTCTTTTGTCTCGCGTTTGGAGGCTTTGGGCGAGATCCACCGCGGTGCACGGTTGGCACTGGTGGGGTTCCCGTTAGGGGATAAGGAAGCACTTCTTTCAGTGGCGCAAGAAGAAGGCGTTGAGTATACCCTGATCCTTACTGATGAGGAGCGCTGGCGCTTTGTCGAGGAAAAAAGCGGCAGCCAGCTCTTAAATGAAGTGATGCATATTATAGCCGAACTTCGGACTTATGATGTGGTTATTTTTCTGGGTTCCGATATGCGGGTCCGGGTGGCCGAAGCTCTGTTAGACAAAAAAGTGGTGTGCGTGGAAATCGGTCGTTCGCCCATCAAGGGTGACTGTAAAATAGAGCCGGAAAAGTTGCGTTGTCTGATTCGAAGAGTCAAGGCACCGGACAAGACGGCCGCTACTGTGGGTACAGATGGGGGGCAATAGCAATGAAACATGTGATAGGTGTAAGTCTGGGCTCTTCCAAGCGGAACCATTCAGTGGAAGCGGAATTTCTTGGGGAAAAGTTCCTAATCGAGCGTATCGGAACTGATGGCGATCTGAATAAAGCGGAAGAGCTGCTGAGAGAATTGGACGGAAAAGTGGATGCTTTTGGTATGGGCGGCATAGACTTGTATTTAGTAGCCGGTGATCGACGCTACGCTATTCGGGATGCCCAGCGGCTGGCACGGGCGGTGACCAAGTCTCCTATTGTGGACGGCAGCGGGCTAAAAAGCACGCTGGAGCGT
This window of the Bacillota bacterium genome carries:
- a CDS encoding HAMP domain-containing protein; amino-acid sequence: MKQQKKVAKAKPRTGQKNSSLAARIVAGYLVLVAIMAGIGAYTYVGMQRVMAEYRLIVDEDHPYLLAIKEINTEVTAQLAAQRAFLLTGDAQYALRAELDGNKVKQAINKAMELAKEKEEKNLLNQVENIHGSLNDVQAEVFEIYNQGAQNQAVQIALVDLDATQKRLGANFNILQGINERRVDEARQNANTAAKKALMVTLVLVALGTAIGIILGTILAKQSVRSLKGLATAADRISAGDLTTQVQAKGRDEVAHLARSFQVMVGELGKIIAGVRESVLTVTHHAEQLSTSAEETTRATEQIASSIQEVAEGAGQQVQETADMAAVVEQMAAAMDQIANNAQLVALSSQESAVLAEQGSVAIKDVIAQNNVVSQSMVRLSQLITELGQRSAEIGQIVEVITGIADQTNLLALNAAIEAARAGEQGKGFAVVADEVRKLAEQAAQAAKQIALLVDRTQHDTERAIETMKAGSTEVASGSQLLESAQAILEKIFAAVGQVAEQIQEVSAASEEMAANTDRVVGGAKNISVIAESTSAGTENIAAATQEQTATMEEIAAAAQMLTELAYNLEQAVARFKLA
- a CDS encoding transcriptional regulator, whose amino-acid sequence is MEQFARIGDKVVDRDRLYHVVDRVLELRAAGVSQLEVAQRLGTERSFVSRLEALGEIHRGARLALVGFPLGDKEALLSVAQEEGVEYTLILTDEERWRFVEEKSGSQLLNEVMHIIAELRTYDVVIFLGSDMRVRVAEALLDKKVVCVEIGRSPIKGDCKIEPEKLRCLIRRVKAPDKTAATVGTDGGQ